A single genomic interval of Odontesthes bonariensis isolate fOdoBon6 chromosome 3, fOdoBon6.hap1, whole genome shotgun sequence harbors:
- the srsf3a gene encoding serine/arginine-rich splicing factor 3a, whose amino-acid sequence MADPAFNRDCPLDCKVYVGNLGNNGNKTELERAFGYYGPLRSVWVARNPPGFAFVEFEDPRDASDAVRELDGRTMCGCRVRVELSTGEKRSRSRGPPPSWSRRPRDDLKRRSPTVKRRSPRRRSLSRSRSRSLSRDRRRYRSLSRDKNRKRSRSFSRSRSRSRSTERK is encoded by the exons ATGGCAG acCCTGCTTTTAATCGAGACTGTCCCCTTGATTGTAAGGTTTATGTGGGGAATCTAGGAAACAATGGAAATAAGACGGAGTTAGAAAGAGCTTTTGGGTACTATGGCCCTTTAAGAAGTGTTTGGGTTGCCAGGAATCCTCCAGGTTTTGCTTTTGTGGAGTTTGAAGATCCCAGAGATGCATCCGATGCTGTGAGAGAACTAGATGGAAG aacgATGTGTGGCTGTCGGGTTCGTGTTGAGTTATCAACTGGGGAAAAACGCTCTAGGAGCCGCGGTCCTCCTCCATCTTGGAGTAGACGCCCTCGGGATGATTTAAAGCGGCGCAGTCCTACGGTCAAACGCAG ATCCCCAAGGAGGAGGAGCCTGAGCCGCAGTCGCAGCAG GTCTCTTTCAAGAGATCGACGTAGGTATCGTTCTCTGTCCAGAGACAAGAACCGTAAACGGTCTCGATCTTTCTCACGGTCGAGGAG TCGTTCCAGGTCTACTGAAAGGAAGTGA